The DNA window CGCTTCAGGATGAAAAACAGCCTGCACGACGGCACGGCCGACATCCTTATCATAAATCAGCGTTCTCCGGTTTAATCCGTTCCCTATGGGAATAAAACGATGATTCGCCAAGGCATGTGTCATGCGCTCATAGTTTCCCTTGATGCGGGAACCGTAAATCGCACCAAACCGCAAGACGATTCCCGATGGCCGACCATCCGCTCCTCTCACATTCAGGACGATCTCCTCCGCCTGAAGTTTGGTCCGGGCGTAGAATGTGTCAGGACAGGGCTTTGAATCTTCCGTTAAGATTCGGCCTCCGGACTGTCCGTAAACAGCAATGGTACTGAACAAAACAATGCGCTTTACACCAGCCTCAGCCGCCACATCCACTATATTGCCTGTTCCCCCTACATTGATTTTCTGATACTTTTCGCGAATTTCAGGAGAAACATGAACAATATGCAGAAGCGCCGCCATATGAATGACGGCATCCACTCCATCCATAGCAGCCCGCACGTCAGACACATCGGTAACATCGCCAATGACAGCCTCCACGCCATCAGGCCAGATTCCAACAGGCGGGGTGTCCAGCGACAACGTACGGACAGCATAGCCCGCGTCGTGAACGGCCCGTACCACAACTGGACCTACCGCACCGGTAGCGCCGGTAATCAATATGCGGAGGGAGCGCGACATGGGTTAATCCATCCTTGTGAAATGAGATAAGATTTGCTGTGCAGC is part of the Deltaproteobacteria bacterium HGW-Deltaproteobacteria-6 genome and encodes:
- a CDS encoding UDP-glucose 4-epimerase, which produces MSRSLRILITGATGAVGPVVVRAVHDAGYAVRTLSLDTPPVGIWPDGVEAVIGDVTDVSDVRAAMDGVDAVIHMAALLHIVHVSPEIREKYQKINVGGTGNIVDVAAEAGVKRIVLFSTIAVYGQSGGRILTEDSKPCPDTFYARTKLQAEEIVLNVRGADGRPSGIVLRFGAIYGSRIKGNYERMTHALANHRFIPIGNGLNRRTLIYDKDVGRAVVQAVFHPEAAGRLFNVTDGSFHTMNAIIEAVCSGLGRRPPRLSLPVEPTRTLVRFMESGIRAAGFKSPVTAEMMDKYTEDIAVDSSRFQKEIGFVPHYDLKTGWKETILEMRQVGGRQ